In Pseudomonas grandcourensis, the DNA window GTCTCCATGCTGGCTTCGCGTGATTTCGACGCGCCTAGCCGTGTCAGCCTGAGTGAAGACGGCAGCGGCAACCCTGTGCTGAACGTCGGTACCGACCTGGATCGTGCCTGGTCGAGCGTCGGTCGTGCACTTGAACAAGGCGAGTGGCGTGTTGAAGACATCAACCGCAGCCTGGGCCTGTACTACATCAACCTGGCCGAAAAAGCCGAGAGCAAAGACGACAAGCCAGGCTTCTTCAGCAGCCTGTTCGGCAGCGCGCCGAGCAAGGAAGAGCTTGAGGCCCGCGCCGAGCGTTATCAGGTTCGCCTGAGCAAGGTTGGCGAGAACGTCCAGGTCACCGTCGAGAAAAACATCAATACCGTGGCGCCAGCAGATGTGGCGCGTAAAGTGTTGAGCAAGATTCAGGACAACCTGGGCTGATCCTATGCGTTTTGCCGTTCTCGGCAGCGGTAGTCAAGGGAACGGCACGCTGATAGCCAGCGCTGATACGTACGTATTGGTGGATTGTGGTTTTTCCCTGCGGGAAACCGAAAAACGCCTGCTGCGCCTGGGTGTGAACCCTGCGCAGCTGAGCGCGATACTCGTGACCCACGAACATGCCGACCATGTGCATGGCGTGGGTTTGCTGTCTCGGCGCTACAATCTGCCTGTCTACCTCAGTCGCGGGACCTTGCGCGGGATGCGCAAACCTATTGAACCCGCAGGCTTTCTGGCCGGCGGCGAGCAGCTGCAAATCGGCGACTTGAGCATCGGTGTCATTGCCGTGGCCCACGATGCGCAAGAACCGACGCAATATGTCTTCAGTGACGGTATACGGCGCTTCGGCCTGTTGACCGACCTGGGGTCGTATTGTGACAAGGTGCTGGACGGCTATCGGGACCTCGATGCATTGATGATCGAGTCCAATCACTGCCGTGACATGCTGGCTCGCGGTCATTACCCGTACTTTCTCAAGCAGCGGGTGGGCGGTGAACTGGGGCATTTGAATAACCACCAGGCGGCATTCCTGGTGGCCGAGCTGGGCTGGAAAGACCTGCAACATCTGGTCCTGGCCCATCTGAGCAGCAAGAACAACCTGCCGCGGCTGGCCCGGCAATGTTTTGTCGACACCCTCGGGTGCGACCCGGACTGGCTGCAACTGGCCGATCAAGATTCAGGGCTCGACTGGCGCCACATCGCCTAGCCCATCTACTTAGCAAGCGGAGCCCATCATGGAAAAACGTGAAGAACTCTACCGCGGCAAAGCCAAGTCGGTTTACAAGACCGACGACGCTAACCGTTTGATCCTGCTGTTTCGCAACGACACCTCGGCGTTCGACGGCAAGCGCATCGAGCAGCTCGACCGCAAAGGCATGGTGAACAACAAGTTCAATGCTTTCATCATGCAGAAGCTCGAAGCTGCTGGCGTGCCGACCCAATTCGACAAATTGCTGGGCGACAACGAATGCCTGGTGAAAAAACTCGACATGATCCCGGTCGAATGCGTCGTGCGTAACTACGCCGCCGGCAGCCTGGTCAAGCGTCTGGGTGTCGAAGAGGGAATGAAGCTCAATCCTTACACCTTCGAACTGTTCCTGAAGGACGACGCCAAGGGCGACCCGTTTATCAATGAATCCCACGTTGTGGCATTTGGCTGGGGCACCGCCGAGCAACTGGTTCGCATGAAAGAGCTGTCGCTCAAGGTCAACGAAGTCCTGAGCAAGCTGTTCGACGACGCCGGCCTGCTGCTGGTCGACTTCAAACTGGAATTCGGCGTGTTCCACGATGGCTCCATCGTGCTGGGCGACGAATTCAGCCCGGACGGCTGCCGTCTGTGGGACAAGGCCACCGGCAAGAAAATGGACAAGGACCGCTTCCGTCAGGGCCTCGGTGACGTCATCGAAGCCTATGAAGAAGTCGCCAATCGTCTGGGCGTACCGCTTTAACCGACGCAAGCATCTGATAGCACAGAAATATTTCGCTTAGGGGGTTCGCTTCCTGCGAAAGTGTTGTTATGATGCGCGCCGTTGGAGAGATGCCAGAGTGGCCGAATGGGACGGATTCGAAATCCGTTGTACCTTCACCGGTACCTAGGGTTCGAATCCCTATCTCTCCGCCATTATTGAATAAGACTAAGCCCCTGAAATGGTTAAACATTTCAGGGGCTTTTTCGTTTCTGTCATATTGGTCGGGGCGTTTCGTGCCCTGCATGTCGCGCTAGTCCGCTCCAGGCCCAAGCATTTTCGACGCGATACCAGTCATGCTCTCGGGATCCCTGGGTGTCCATATGCCGTAGTGTTTTCTCACCGTCGTTGTACCTGCATGTCCAGGCGAGGTGGTTTGGGTTCTCTGCTGCCTCGATGCCTTATATAGACGCTGGAGGTTTTCATGGTGGCAACCCGGGCGCTTTGGTAAGGAATAAGAATTTTTCAGGTGGGGGGTTGACCACGTATTTTAATACTGTACTATTCGCCTCCCGCTAACGAGCAGTTTGATGTTGCTCTTGGTTTAAGTAGTTGATTTTGTTGAAAAATCAGAAACTTTTAAGGTTGCAAATTGAAAAGATGCGCTGTAAGATGCGCACCTCGGTTGAGACGAAAGATCTTAACCAACCGCTCTTTAACAACTGAATCAAGCAATTCGTGTGGGTGCTTGTGGGGTCAGACTGCTAGTCAACAGATTATCAGCATCACAAGTTACTCTGCGAGAAATCAAAGATGTAACCAACGATTGCTGAGCCAAGTTTAGGGTTTTCTCAAAACCCAAAGATGTTTGAACTGAAGAGTTTGATCATGGCTCAGATTGAACGCTGGCGGCAGGCCTAACACATGCAAGTCGAGCGGATGACAGGAGCTTGCTCCTGAATTCAGCGGCGGACGGGTGAGTAATGCCTAGGAATCTGCCTGGTAGTGGGGGACAACGTTTCGAAAGGAACGCTAATACCGCATACGTCCTACGGGAGAAAGCAGGGGACCTTCGGGCCTTGCGCTATCAGATGAGCCTAGGTCGGATTAGCTAGTTGGTGAGGTAATGGCTCACCAAGGCGACGATCCGTAACTGGTCTGAGAGGATGATCAGTCACACTGGAACTGAGACACGGTCCAGACTCCTACGGGAGGCAGCAGTGGGGAATATTGGACAATGGGCGAAAGCCTGATCCAGCCATGCCGCGTGTGTGAAGAAGGTCTTCGGATTGTAAAGCACTTTAAGTTGGGAGGAAGGGCATTAACCTAATACGTTAGTGTTTTGACGTTACCGACAGAATAAGCACCGGCTAACTCTGTGCCAGCAGCCGCGGTAATACAGAGGGTGCAAGCGTTAATCGGAATTACTGGGCGTAAAGCGCGCGTAGGTGGTTCGTTAAGTTGGATGTGAAAGCCCCGGGCTCAACCTGGGAACTGCATTCAAAACTGACGAGCTAGAGTATGGTAGAGGGTGGTGGAATTTCCTGTGTAGCGGTGAAATGCGTAGATATAGGAAGGAACACCAGTGGCGAAGGCGACCACCTGGACTGATACTGACACTGAGGTGCGAAAGCGTGGGGAGCAAACAGGATTAGATACCCTGGTAGTCCACGCCGTAAACGATGTCAACTAGCCGTTGGGAGCCTTGAGCTCTTAGTGGCGCAGCTAACGCATTAAGTTGACCGCCTGGGGAGTACGGCCGCAAGGTTAAAACTCAAATGAATTGACGGGGGCCCGCACAAGCGGTGGAGCATGTGGTTTAATTCGAAGCAACGCGAAGAACCTTACCAGGCCTTGACATCCAATGAACTTTCCAGAGATGGATTGGTGCCTTCGGGAACATTGAGACAGGTGCTGCATGGCTGTCGTCAGCTCGTGTCGTGAGATGTTGGGTTAAGTCCCGTAACGAGCGCAACCCTTGTCCTTAGTTACCAGCACGTAATGGTGGGCACTCTAAGGAGACTGCCGGTGACAAACCGGAGGAAGGTGGGGATGACGTCAAGTCATCATGGCCCTTACGGCCTGGGCTACACACGTGCTACAATGGTCGGTACAGAGGGTTGCCAAGCCGCGAGGTGGAGCTAATCCCACAAAACCGATCGTAGTCCGGATCGCAGTCTGCAACTCGACTGCGTGAAGTCGGAATCGCTAGTAATCGCGAATCAGAATGTCGCGGTGAATACGTTCCCGGGCCTTGTACACACCGCCCGTCACACCATGGGAGTGGGTTGCACCAGAAGTAGCTAGTCTAACCTTCGGGAGGACGGTTACCACGGTGTGATTCATGACTGGGGTGAAGTCGTAACAAGGTAGCCGTAGGGGAACCTGCGGCTGGATCACCTCCTTAATCGACGACTCAGCTGCTCCATAAGTTCCCACACGAATTGCTTGATTCATTGAAGAAGACGAGATGCCAGCCTTTAAGGTGGTCTGCTTCGTTAGAGTTTAGAAATGAATATTCCAGCGTGAATATTGATTTCTAGTCTTTGACTAGTTCGTTCTTTAAAAATTTGGGTATGTGATAGAAAGATAGACTGAACGTTACTTTCACTGGTGACGGATCAGGCTAAGGTAAAATTTGTGAGTTGCTCTTAGGAGCTCAATCGAATTTTCGGCGAATGTCGTCTTCACAGTATAACCAGATTGCTTGGGGTTATATGGTCAAGTGAAGAAGCGCATACGGTGGATGCCTTGGCAGTCAGAGGCGATGAAAGACGTGGTAGCCTGCGAAAAGCTTCGGGGAGTCGGCAAACAGACTTTGATCCGGAGATGTCTGAATGGGGGAACCCAGCCATCATAAGATGGTTATCTTGTACTGAATACATAGGTGCAAGAGGCGAACCAGGGGAACTGAAACATCTAAGTACCCTGAGGAAAAGAAATCAACCGAGATTCCCTTAGTAGTGGCGAGCGAACGGGGACCAGCCCTTAAGTGGCTTTGAGATTAGCGGAACGCTCTGGAAAGTGCGGCCATAGTGGGTGATAGCCCTGTACGCGAAAATCTCTTAGTCATGAAATCGAGTAGGACGGAGCACGAGAAACTTTGTCTGAATATGGGGGGACCATCCTCCAAGGCTAAATACTACTGACTGACCGATAGTGAACTAGTACCGTGAGGGAAAGGCGAAAAGAACCCCGGAGAGGGGAGTGAAATAGATCCTGAAACCGTATGCGTACAAGCAGTGGGAGCCCACTTTGTTGGGTGACTGCGTACCTTTTGTATAATGGGTCAGCGACTTATTTTCAGTGGCGAGCTTAACCGAATAGGGGAGGCGTAGCGAAAGCGAGTCTTAATAGGGCGTCTAGTCGCTGGGAATAGACCCGAAACCGGGCGATCTATCCATGGGCAGGTTGAAGGTTGGGTAACACTAACTGGAGGACCGAACCGACTACCGTTGAAAAGTTAGCGGATGACCTGTGGATCGGAGTGAAAGGCTAATCAAGCTCGGAGATAGCTGGTTCTCCTCGAAAGCTATTTAGGTAGCGCCTCATGTATCACTGTAGGGGGTAGAGCACTGTTTCGGCTAGGGGGTCATCCCGACTTACCAAACCGATGCAAACTCCGAATACCTACAAGTGCCGAGCATGGGAGACACACGGCGGGTGCTAACGTCCGTCGTGAAAAGGGAAACAACCCAGACCGTCAGCTAAGGTCCCAAAGTTATGGTTAAGTGGGAAACGATGTGGGAAGGCTTAGACAGCTAGGAGGTTGGCTTAGAAGCAGCCACCCTTTAAAGAAAGCGTAATAGCTCACTAGTCGAGTCGGCCTGCGCGGAAGATGTAACGGGGCTCAAACCATACACCGAAGCTACGGGTATCATCTTCGGATGATGCGGTAGAGGAGCGTTCTGTAAGCCTGTGAAGGTGAGTTGAGAAGCTTGCTGGAGGTATCAGAAGTGCGAATGCTGACATGAGTAACGACAATGGGTGTGAAAAACACCCACGCCGAAAGACCAAGGTTTCCTGCGCAACGTTAATCGACGCAGGGTTAGTCGGTCCCTAAGGCGAGGCTGAAAAGCGTAGTCGATGGAAAACAGGTTAATATTCCTGTACTTCTGGTTATTGCGATGGAGGGACGGAGAAGGCTAGGCCAGCTTGGCGTTGGTTGTCCAAGTTTAAGGTGGTAGGCTGGAATCTTAGGTAAATCCGGGATTCTAAGGCCGAGAGCTGATGACGAGTGTTCTTTTAGAACACGAAGTGGTTGATGCCATGCTTCCAAGAAAAGCTTCTAAGCTTCAGGTAACCAGGAACCGTACCCCAAACCGACACAGGTGGTTGGGTAGAGAATACCAAGGCGCTTGAGAGAACTCGGGTGAAGGAACTAGGCAAAATGGCACCGTAACTTCGGGAGAAGGTGCGCCGGTGAGGGTGAAGGACTTGCTCCGTAAGCCCACGCCGGTCGAAGATACCAGGCCGCTGCGACTGTTTATTAAAAACACAGCACTCTGCAAACACGAAAGTGGACGTATAGGGTGTGACGCCTGCCCGGTGCCGGAAGGTTAATTGATGGGGTTAGCTAACGCGAAGCTCTTGATCGAAGCCCCGGTAAACGGCGGCCGTAACTATAACGGTCCTAAGGTAGCGAAATTCCTTGTCGGGTAAGTTCCGACCTGCACGAATGGCGTAACGATGGCGGCGCTGTCTCCACCCGAGACTCAGTGAAATTGAAATCGCTGTGAAGATGCAGTGTATCCGCGGCTAGACGGAAAGACCCCGTGAACCTTTACTATAGCTTTGCACTGGACTTTGAATTTGCTTGTGTAGGATAGGTGGGAGGCTTTGAAGCGTGGACGCCAGTTCGCGTGGAGCCAACCTTGAAATACCACCCTGGCAACTTTGAGGTTCTAACTCAGGTCCGTTATCCGGATCGAGGACAGTGTATGGTGGGTAGTTTGACTGGGGCGGTCTCCTCCTAAAGAGTAACGGAGGAGTACGAAGGTGCGCTCAGACCGGTCGGAAATCGGTCGTAGAGTATAAAGGCAAAAGCGCGCTTGACTGCGAGACAGACACGTCGAGCAGGTACGAAAGTAGGTCTTAGTGATCCGGTGGTTCTGTATGGAAGGGCCATCGCTCAACGGATAAAAGGTACTCCGGGGATAACAGGCTGATACCGCCCAAGAGTTCATATCGACGGCGGTGTTTGGCACCTCGATGTCGGCTCATCACATCCTGGGGCTGAAGCCGGTCCCAAGGGTATGGCTGTTCGCCATTTAAAGTGGTACGCGAGCTGGGTTTAGAACGTCGTGAGACAGTTCGGTCCCTATCTGCCGTGGACGTTTGAGATTTGAGAGGGGCTGCTCCTAGTACGAGAGGACCGGAGTGGACGAACCTCTGGTGTTCCGGTTGTCACGCCAGTGGCATTGCCGGGTAGCTATGTTCGGAAAAGATAACCGCTGAAAGCATCTAAGCGGGAAACTTGCCTCAAGATGAGATCTCACTGGGACCTTGAGTCCCCTGAAGGGCCGTCGAAGACTACGACGTTGATAGGTTGGGTGTGTAAGCGCTGTGAGGCGTTGAGCTAACCAATACTAATTGCCCGTGAGGCTTGACCATATAACACCCAAGCAATTTGCGCTTAAAAGCCAGATTGCGGTGTGTGAAGACGAAACGAACCGAAAGTTCGGCTGTACTCACAAAAGCAGCACAAAACACCGAAAGCTATCACATACCCAATTTGCTGAAGCGAGGCCAGCCGGCCACGACTCAGTACCCGAATTTCTTGACGACCATAGAGCGTTGGAACCACCTGATCCCATCCCGAACTCAGCAGTGAAACGATGCATCGCCGATGGTAGTGTGGGGTTTCCCCATGTGAGAGTAGGTCATCGTCAAGATTAAATTCCGAAACCCCTATCTGCGTATGCAGGTAGGGGTTTTGTTTTTGTCCGCAGGAAAGTTGGTACACGGTTATTCAGGGTCGTCAGTGCGAAATACCCCCTGACATTGAAAGTAATCGCCCTGGAAACTCCTCCTTTACTCTGGTTTCGCAGATCCACTGATCTGCAGTCACCAGCAATCGCAAGGAGCGAGCAATGTACTTTGAGATTTACAGACAATTCCGCGGCACTGTTCTGACTGGCAAGGGCCAATGGCGTTGGCGGTTGAGGGCAGGCAATCATGAAACGATTGCCAGCGGGGAGGCTTACGTCAATAAGGCTGATTGCCTGCATGCAATCAGTTTGATCAAGGGGACCGGCGACCAGACCCCGATCAAGGAAATCTAGTTTGAGGATGATGAAGTTGCTCGTTCAGGACAGCTTCGTTTCAACCCGTGTCAGGCAGTTGGACCTGAGTCGGATAGACGGCAGTCGCATCCCCTACCTAAACTGTCAGCAGATTTGGGGATCGGGGTGCAGTGGATGAATCGCAATGAACTTCGCAAGGCGGATATCAACCTGATGGTGGTGTTCGAAACGCTGATGCTCGAGCGCAATGTCACTCGGGTGGCGGAGAAGCTGTTTCTCGGCCAGCCGACCATCAGTTCGGCGCTCAACCGCTTGCGTGCGATGTTCAACGATCCGCTGTTCATACGCGTTGGCCATCGCATGGAGCCGACAGCGCGAGCCGAGGAGATCATCAGGCACCTGTCGCCGGCGCTGGACTCCTTGTCCGTGGCCTTGAGCCTGACCCATGATTTTGACCCGGCCAGCAGCACGATGTCGTTCCGCATCGGTTTGTCCGACGATGTCGAGTTCGGTCTGTTGCCGCCTTTGCTGCGAGCGCTGCGCCAGGAAGCGCCCAACGTGGTGTTTGTGGTGCAGCATGTCGATTACTGGCGAATTCCCGACTTGCTCGCGTCCGGCGATATCACTGTGGGTATCAGCCAGACCCGTGGCTTGCCGGCCAATGCCAAGCGCAAGTTGTTGCGGCATATCCAGCCCTGCATTTTGCGCGCCGATGCCTCCGACACACCGCTGACCCTCGATGAATATTGCGCGCGACCGCACGTGCTGGTGTCCCATACCGCCAACGTCAGTGGCTACGCCGACGAGTGGCTGGCGGACATCGGCCGCACGCGCCAGGTGGTGCTCTCGGTCCCGCAGTACAGTTCTTTGCCGGCCCTGCTTGCCGGGACGGACCTGATTGCCAGCCTGCCGGACTACACCGCCGAGGCGATGGCGGCATCGGGAGTGCTGTTCAAGGAACCCTTTCCCATCCAGACACCCACCCTGGACCTGTCCATGGTCTGGCTCAGTCATGTCGATTCCGACCCTGCCGAGCGCTGGTTGCGCTCGCGCCTGGAAGCGTTCATGAGTGAGCGTGCCGTTTTGCCACTGCCCGAATGAACAGGGCGGCGCTGTGCTATATGTACGACCTTTCCACCCACTTACAGGAACTGACTCATGCCTCACCTGCACATGGAGTACACCGCCAACCTGACTGACCTGAATGCCGATGTGGCATTGATGCGGTTGAACAATACATTGGTGGGTTCCGGTCAGTTTGCTGCCGAATTCGACATCAAGAGCCGCGCGGTCAAGGTCGAGACGTTCAAGGTCGGTACGGCACTGGCTGAACGGGCGTTCGTGCATGTGAAACTGGCGCTGTTGAGTGGTCGTTCCGCAGAGATCAAGAAACAGCTGTCTGAAAGCCTGCTGGCGGTGGTGCGGGAGCTGTGTGAATGGCCGAGTAGCATCGAGGTCCAGTTGTGCGTGGAAATTCTCGACATCGATCGCGATTCCTACAGCAAGACCGCCATCAACAACTGAACATCAGGTTGATTCCTGCTCGATGCAGGCCTGGATCACTTGCGTTCGCAACCAGGTGCTGGCGCTGTCCTGATCGGCACCCAGGCTCCACTGCATGTCGAGGGTGAAACCCGGCAAGCCTTCGGGCGCTTCACAGTGATTGAAGGTGTCTGCACTGGCCAGCAATCGCTGGATACGCCGGGGCAGGGTCAGGACATAGTCGGTGCCGGTAATCAGCTTCAGTGCTGCACTGTAGCTGTTGGCGCGTGCGACGATCTGGCGTTGTTGTGCCTGCTGCGCGAGCCAGCCGTCGACCATGTTGGTGGCGGACGTCCAGGGTGTCGGGAACACGTGTCGACGTTCGACATAGGTTTGCAGGCTCAAGCGTGGTTCTGCCGGCGTGGCGCATTTGTCGAAAACACACACAAGGTCATCTTCGAGCAGCGTCTGCGATTTGAAATCGACGTGACTGCGATGAAAGTCAGGGCCGAAGCACATCACCACGTCGAGGCTGCCTTCGCGCAACGCTTCGGCAGGGATATCGGATTCGAGTTTGAATACATTGACCATCACCGGAAGATCGGCGAGGTCGAAGGTTTTCAACAAGCGCGGCAGGATCAATTGCTCGAAGTATTCCGGTGCGCAGATGTTGAAGGTCACGGGCTGCAGGCCCGGGTCGAACGTGGGTAAACCGGCGTGACACAGGTTGATGCTTTCGAGGATTTTCAGCACATGAGGGTACATCGTGCTGGCCTTGCCGGTGGGCTGCATGCCGCCGGTACGGGTATTGATGAACAGTTCGTCTTCGAAACTGGTGCGCAGTTTTTTCAGGCAGTAACTCACCGTGGACTGGCTGACGCAGAGCGTCTCGGATACGACGGTGACGCTGTTCTGCTCATACACGGCGACGAACACCATGAGGTCCTGCATGTCGAGTTTTCTAAGCGAATTACTGTTCAGCATCCATTGCGTCTCGCTACGTCCCTTGCGCTGACCGTGTGCAAGGGTGAATGAATTATCCTAACGGAATGAGCGAGCAGGGAAAATGCCTTGCAGGACGTTTCGCCCAAGACCCTGTCAGCCCTGGACAATCGCCGACACGACGCGGCGGCTGGACATCATGAGCGCGAACATGCCGAGGCCCACCAGCACCGCGCCGGCCATTTCCAGTGGCAGCGGTATCTCGTGCCCCCAAAGCCAGTGAAACAAGGTGATGAACAGCGTGCTCAGGTAGATGTAGGAAATCACCGAGGACGGCGCGATCACGCCGATGGCCCGGTGCAGCAGCCAGAACGTCGCCAGGGTGGCGAATACCGCCAGGTACATCAGCCAATAGAAATCGTTGAGCGTCAGTAATGATGCCGAGCGCCAACCGCCACTGAATCCACAGAACACCAGCAGAAACAGCGCACCGAACAGCATATTCCAGAACGTCAAGGACACCGGCCCGCGTCCCTTGAGGCTATCGGCTTTCAGGCGCTGGCTGAGGGGGGCGTAGAGTGCCATCGCCAGGCAACCGATGCCGTACACCGTCAATGCATAGGGTGATGGCAACTCGCCGGGGCTGGTGCCTTTCATGATCAGTAACACTGCTCCGGCAGCGGCGAGCAGCATCGGCACAATCCGTTGTTTCAGACGGCCGTCAGGTGTCAGCACGGCTTCGAACCCCAGGGTCATCAGCGGCACCAGCGTGAACATCGTCCCGGTGTTGACGGCCGAGGTGTAGCGCAATGCTTCGAACAGCGAACCGAAGTACAGCGCCAGCAGCAGGCCGAGCGCTGCGTGACCCAGCAGCGCGCGGGCGGTCATGACGGCATCGGCTTTTAGCAGCAACAGCGGCAGAAACACCAAGGCGCAAAACAGCAGGCGCAAACCGGTCAGCAGGATCGGGTCGATGGCTTGGCTGACTTGTGCCGCCGCGGAAAATGATGCGGCGATCAACAAGGCCCAAAGCAGCATGCTGGCGTGAGCAACGGCGAAACCGGTGATTTTCATGGCAGGCTCCGGGTCAATGGATGTGGCGGGTGTAGTACCTTGGGTTGAAGCGCAAAACCATCAGCATCATCAGCGCCATGACTGCCGTCAGCGACCACCAGGCCCATTCAAAGCTGCCGAGCCGGTCGCGGATGATCCCCGCCAGCAGCGGCGACAGGCCGGCGATCAAGTAGCCGACGCCTTGCACGAATGCGGTCAGGCCACCGGCACGCGATGGATTGTCCAGGTGGTCCAGCGATACGATCAGGCTCATCGGGAACAGGCCGCCAATGCCCAGCCCCAGCAAGCATGGCCACATCAGGCTCAAATGCTGCGGGCTTAGAATCAGTCCGCAGAAACCGGCGATGATCAGTGCCAGCAATGCCATCAGTACGATGCGGCGGTCGAGGCTGCGATTGGCGATCACGGGCGTCAACAGACCCGAGAGGACTTCCATGGCGGTCAGAAACCCGAGCAGCAATCC includes these proteins:
- a CDS encoding MBL fold metallo-hydrolase, which gives rise to MRFAVLGSGSQGNGTLIASADTYVLVDCGFSLRETEKRLLRLGVNPAQLSAILVTHEHADHVHGVGLLSRRYNLPVYLSRGTLRGMRKPIEPAGFLAGGEQLQIGDLSIGVIAVAHDAQEPTQYVFSDGIRRFGLLTDLGSYCDKVLDGYRDLDALMIESNHCRDMLARGHYPYFLKQRVGGELGHLNNHQAAFLVAELGWKDLQHLVLAHLSSKNNLPRLARQCFVDTLGCDPDWLQLADQDSGLDWRHIA
- the purC gene encoding phosphoribosylaminoimidazolesuccinocarboxamide synthase, with translation MEKREELYRGKAKSVYKTDDANRLILLFRNDTSAFDGKRIEQLDRKGMVNNKFNAFIMQKLEAAGVPTQFDKLLGDNECLVKKLDMIPVECVVRNYAAGSLVKRLGVEEGMKLNPYTFELFLKDDAKGDPFINESHVVAFGWGTAEQLVRMKELSLKVNEVLSKLFDDAGLLLVDFKLEFGVFHDGSIVLGDEFSPDGCRLWDKATGKKMDKDRFRQGLGDVIEAYEEVANRLGVPL
- a CDS encoding DUF1508 domain-containing protein — protein: MYFEIYRQFRGTVLTGKGQWRWRLRAGNHETIASGEAYVNKADCLHAISLIKGTGDQTPIKEI
- a CDS encoding LysR substrate-binding domain-containing protein, whose translation is MNRNELRKADINLMVVFETLMLERNVTRVAEKLFLGQPTISSALNRLRAMFNDPLFIRVGHRMEPTARAEEIIRHLSPALDSLSVALSLTHDFDPASSTMSFRIGLSDDVEFGLLPPLLRALRQEAPNVVFVVQHVDYWRIPDLLASGDITVGISQTRGLPANAKRKLLRHIQPCILRADASDTPLTLDEYCARPHVLVSHTANVSGYADEWLADIGRTRQVVLSVPQYSSLPALLAGTDLIASLPDYTAEAMAASGVLFKEPFPIQTPTLDLSMVWLSHVDSDPAERWLRSRLEAFMSERAVLPLPE
- a CDS encoding 5-carboxymethyl-2-hydroxymuconate Delta-isomerase yields the protein MPHLHMEYTANLTDLNADVALMRLNNTLVGSGQFAAEFDIKSRAVKVETFKVGTALAERAFVHVKLALLSGRSAEIKKQLSESLLAVVRELCEWPSSIEVQLCVEILDIDRDSYSKTAINN
- a CDS encoding LysR family transcriptional regulator; this encodes MLNSNSLRKLDMQDLMVFVAVYEQNSVTVVSETLCVSQSTVSYCLKKLRTSFEDELFINTRTGGMQPTGKASTMYPHVLKILESINLCHAGLPTFDPGLQPVTFNICAPEYFEQLILPRLLKTFDLADLPVMVNVFKLESDIPAEALREGSLDVVMCFGPDFHRSHVDFKSQTLLEDDLVCVFDKCATPAEPRLSLQTYVERRHVFPTPWTSATNMVDGWLAQQAQQRQIVARANSYSAALKLITGTDYVLTLPRRIQRLLASADTFNHCEAPEGLPGFTLDMQWSLGADQDSASTWLRTQVIQACIEQEST
- a CDS encoding DMT family transporter, yielding MKITGFAVAHASMLLWALLIAASFSAAAQVSQAIDPILLTGLRLLFCALVFLPLLLLKADAVMTARALLGHAALGLLLALYFGSLFEALRYTSAVNTGTMFTLVPLMTLGFEAVLTPDGRLKQRIVPMLLAAAGAVLLIMKGTSPGELPSPYALTVYGIGCLAMALYAPLSQRLKADSLKGRGPVSLTFWNMLFGALFLLVFCGFSGGWRSASLLTLNDFYWLMYLAVFATLATFWLLHRAIGVIAPSSVISYIYLSTLFITLFHWLWGHEIPLPLEMAGAVLVGLGMFALMMSSRRVVSAIVQG